Proteins encoded in a region of the SAR324 cluster bacterium genome:
- the gspG gene encoding type II secretion system major pseudopilin GspG produces the protein MSNVTFPLTRPLHRRRKGFSFIEVMVVIMILGLLVGIIGVSLFDSASQATVDATKTQIRGLETALDLYRLHNGRYPTTDQKLGALLERPEVGIIPKNWNGPYLRSKQLPMDGWDNEFVYTSDGNDYEIMSLGADGMEGGTELDADISSNDAR, from the coding sequence ATGTCTAACGTAACTTTTCCTCTCACACGCCCATTACACCGTCGTCGCAAAGGCTTTAGTTTCATCGAAGTCATGGTCGTCATCATGATTCTTGGATTGCTAGTGGGCATTATTGGCGTTTCTCTGTTCGATTCTGCATCACAAGCTACGGTTGATGCTACCAAAACGCAGATTCGTGGTTTGGAGACGGCTTTGGACCTGTACAGATTACACAATGGAAGATATCCCACAACTGATCAAAAACTTGGTGCACTGCTAGAGCGTCCAGAAGTCGGCATTATCCCAAAAAATTGGAATGGGCCTTATCTGAGAAGTAAACAACTGCCAATGGATGGCTGGGATAATGAGTTTGTCTACACCAGCGATGGTAACGATTACGAAATTATGTCACTGGGTGCTGATGGGATGGAAGGTGGAACTGAATTGGATGCCGACATTTCCTCCAACGATGCGCGCTGA